One window from the genome of Micromonospora aurantiaca ATCC 27029 encodes:
- a CDS encoding leucyl aminopeptidase: MTSPRTTLSLVDTDPAELAVDAIVIGVHSQTTEPGSGAPAHALLLATGGESIAAAFDGKLTETLALLGATGGPGEVIKLATLGTVTAPLVVAVGLGPEPSGAAPAPESLRRAAGAAVRALAGAPRVALALPLPDDADAPAALRAVAEGALLGGYRFAGYKTKPQPARREPVAEVLVAVPDAADATAQAEIARAQAVAGAVRTSRDWINTAPNELRPPAFADVVSAAAREAGLEVEVLDEAALAAGGYGGILAVGQGSEAPPRLVKLTYTPAGGSNGKRVALVGKGITFDTGGISIKPAQGMWEMKSDMAGAAAVGAAMLAVAALKPSVTVTGYLPMAENMPSGTSYRPGDVISMFNGKKVEVLNTDAEGRMVLADAMARACADGADYLFETSTLTGGQVIALGKRIAGVMGTPELCERVRVAGDATGEPAWPMPLPDDVRKGMESDVADISQVNAGMDRAGHMLQGGVFLREFVTDDVAWAHIDIAGPGYHSGEATGYWTKGGTGVPVRTLVHLVEDVATNG, translated from the coding sequence GTGACATCGCCCCGCACCACCCTCAGCCTGGTCGACACCGACCCCGCCGAACTCGCCGTCGACGCGATCGTGATCGGCGTGCACAGCCAGACCACCGAGCCGGGCAGCGGCGCACCCGCCCACGCCCTGCTGCTGGCCACCGGCGGGGAGAGCATCGCCGCCGCGTTCGACGGAAAGCTGACCGAGACGCTGGCCCTGCTCGGCGCGACCGGTGGCCCGGGCGAGGTGATCAAGCTGGCCACGCTGGGTACCGTGACCGCGCCGCTGGTCGTGGCGGTCGGCCTCGGCCCGGAGCCCTCGGGCGCCGCTCCGGCCCCGGAGTCGCTGCGCCGGGCCGCCGGTGCCGCGGTGCGGGCGCTGGCCGGTGCCCCGCGCGTCGCCCTGGCCCTGCCGCTGCCCGACGACGCCGACGCCCCGGCCGCGCTGCGCGCGGTCGCCGAGGGCGCGCTGCTGGGCGGCTACCGGTTCGCCGGCTACAAGACCAAGCCGCAGCCGGCCCGGCGCGAGCCGGTGGCCGAGGTGCTGGTGGCGGTGCCGGACGCGGCCGACGCGACCGCCCAGGCCGAGATCGCGCGGGCACAGGCGGTGGCCGGTGCGGTGCGGACCAGCCGGGACTGGATCAACACCGCCCCGAACGAGCTGCGTCCCCCGGCGTTCGCCGACGTCGTCTCCGCCGCCGCCCGCGAGGCGGGGCTGGAGGTCGAGGTGCTGGACGAGGCGGCGCTGGCGGCCGGCGGCTACGGCGGCATCCTCGCCGTCGGTCAGGGCTCCGAGGCCCCGCCGCGGCTGGTGAAGCTCACCTACACGCCCGCCGGCGGCAGCAACGGCAAGCGGGTCGCGCTCGTCGGCAAGGGCATCACGTTCGACACCGGCGGCATCTCGATCAAGCCGGCGCAGGGCATGTGGGAGATGAAGTCGGACATGGCCGGCGCGGCGGCGGTCGGCGCGGCCATGCTGGCGGTCGCGGCGCTCAAGCCGTCGGTCACCGTCACCGGCTACCTGCCGATGGCGGAGAACATGCCGTCGGGCACCAGCTACCGGCCGGGTGACGTGATCAGCATGTTCAACGGCAAGAAGGTGGAGGTGCTCAACACCGACGCCGAGGGCCGGATGGTGCTGGCCGACGCGATGGCGCGGGCCTGCGCGGACGGCGCGGACTACCTGTTCGAGACCTCCACGCTGACCGGCGGCCAGGTGATCGCGCTGGGCAAGCGGATCGCCGGTGTGATGGGCACCCCGGAGCTGTGCGAGCGGGTGCGGGTGGCCGGTGACGCGACCGGCGAGCCGGCCTGGCCGATGCCGCTGCCCGACGACGTGCGCAAGGGCATGGAGTCGGACGTCGCGGACATCTCGCAGGTCAACGCCGGGATGGACCGGGCCGGGCACATGCTCCAGGGCGGCGTGTTCCTGCGCGAGTTCGTGACCGACGACGTGGCGTGGGCGCACATCGACATCGCCGGTCCGGGCTACCACTCGGGCGAGGCGACCGGTTACTGGACCAAGGGCGGCACCGGCGTGCCGGTGCGCACGCTCGTGCACCTGGTCGAGGACGTCGCCACCAACGGCTGA
- a CDS encoding TIGR01777 family oxidoreductase, with product MRILMAGASGFLGTRLVDCLTADGHQVTRLVRRPPRTPVERQWNPSAAQMDPQCVADADVVVNLAGAGVGDKRWNDEYRKVIRTSRVDSTTTLAITIAGLPAADRPTVLLNSSAVGWYGNTGDRTVTEEAPAGEGFLADVCRVWEAATRPAEDAGVRVVRLRTGLPLHRNGGLLKPQLLPFRLGVGGKLGNGRQWLPWISMRDWLDAAKFLLNRDGIAGAVNVVGPAPVTNAEFTKELARQLHRPAIMPIPAVALKVALGGFAQEALTSARVLPAVLDKAGFSWAHPDLAGALRAALSE from the coding sequence ATGCGGATCCTCATGGCCGGCGCGTCCGGTTTCCTCGGCACCCGACTGGTCGACTGCCTCACCGCGGACGGCCACCAGGTCACCCGCCTGGTCCGCCGCCCGCCACGCACACCCGTCGAACGGCAGTGGAACCCCTCCGCCGCACAGATGGACCCGCAGTGTGTCGCCGACGCCGACGTGGTGGTGAACCTGGCCGGCGCCGGGGTGGGCGACAAGCGCTGGAACGACGAGTACCGGAAGGTGATCCGGACCAGCCGGGTGGACAGCACCACCACGCTCGCCATCACGATCGCCGGCCTGCCCGCCGCCGACCGTCCGACGGTGCTGCTGAACTCCTCCGCCGTCGGCTGGTACGGCAACACCGGCGACCGGACGGTAACCGAGGAGGCACCTGCGGGTGAGGGGTTCCTCGCCGACGTCTGCCGCGTCTGGGAGGCCGCGACCCGCCCGGCCGAGGACGCGGGCGTACGGGTGGTGCGCCTGCGTACCGGACTGCCGCTGCACCGCAACGGCGGCCTGCTCAAGCCGCAGTTGCTGCCGTTCCGGCTCGGCGTCGGCGGCAAGCTGGGCAACGGGCGGCAGTGGCTGCCGTGGATCTCGATGCGGGACTGGCTCGACGCCGCGAAGTTCCTGCTGAACCGCGACGGCATCGCCGGCGCGGTGAACGTGGTCGGCCCGGCGCCGGTCACCAACGCCGAGTTCACCAAGGAACTGGCCCGCCAACTGCACCGCCCGGCGATCATGCCGATCCCGGCGGTGGCGCTGAAGGTGGCGCTCGGCGGTTTCGCGCAGGAGGCGCTGACCAGCGCGCGGGTGCTGCCCGCCGTGCTCGACAAGGCCGGCTTCTCCTGGGCGCACCCGGACCTGGCGGGCGCGCTGCGCGCCGCCCTCTCCGAGTGA
- a CDS encoding aldo/keto reductase — protein MTTTRRLGRSGIEVSAIGMGCWAIGGPLWDGTQPLGWGEVDDDESVRTVHRALDLGATLFDTSSNYGAGHSERVLGRALAGRRDRAVIATKFGYPTDEATRQALGEDASPEYARRSLEGSLRRLGTDHVDLYQLHLGGLPVPRALDLVGTLEDLVAEGKIRAYGWSTDDPASARAFAEAGPHCAAIQHDQSVLRDNAAMLAVCAEFDLAALNRGPLAMGLLTAKYQDAPTARGDDDVRGVAPEWLDWFTGGVPRAEWAERVARVREALTADGRTLAQGALGWLLARSPHTLPIPGCRTVGQAEENLGALAYGPLPQDAFAEVERLLADLRTAKADA, from the coding sequence ATGACGACGACACGACGGCTGGGCCGCAGCGGCATCGAGGTCAGCGCGATCGGTATGGGCTGCTGGGCGATCGGCGGCCCGCTCTGGGACGGCACCCAACCGCTCGGCTGGGGCGAGGTGGACGACGACGAGTCGGTGCGTACCGTCCACCGGGCGCTCGACCTGGGCGCGACGCTGTTCGACACCTCCAGCAACTACGGCGCGGGGCACAGCGAGCGGGTGCTCGGGCGCGCGCTCGCCGGCCGCCGGGACCGCGCGGTCATCGCCACCAAGTTCGGCTATCCCACCGACGAGGCGACCCGCCAGGCGCTCGGCGAGGACGCCAGCCCTGAGTACGCACGGCGCAGCCTGGAGGGTTCGCTGCGCCGGCTCGGCACCGACCACGTCGACCTCTACCAGCTCCACCTGGGCGGCCTGCCGGTGCCGCGGGCGCTGGACCTCGTCGGCACCCTGGAGGACCTGGTCGCCGAGGGAAAGATCCGGGCGTACGGCTGGAGCACCGACGACCCCGCCTCGGCGCGCGCCTTCGCCGAGGCCGGACCGCACTGCGCGGCGATCCAGCACGACCAGTCGGTGCTGCGGGACAACGCCGCCATGCTCGCGGTCTGCGCTGAGTTCGACCTGGCCGCTCTGAACCGGGGGCCGCTGGCGATGGGCCTGCTCACGGCGAAGTACCAGGATGCTCCCACCGCCCGGGGCGACGACGACGTGCGCGGCGTGGCCCCGGAGTGGCTGGACTGGTTCACCGGCGGCGTACCGCGCGCCGAGTGGGCCGAGCGGGTGGCCCGGGTCCGTGAGGCGCTGACCGCCGACGGCCGCACGCTCGCCCAGGGCGCGCTGGGCTGGCTGCTCGCCCGCAGCCCGCACACCCTGCCGATCCCCGGCTGCCGGACCGTCGGGCAGGCCGAGGAGAATCTCGGCGCGCTGGCGTACGGGCCGCTGCCGCAGGACGCGTTCGCCGAGGTGGAGCGCCTGCTCGCCGACCTGCGCACCGCCAAGGCCGACGCCTGA
- a CDS encoding low temperature requirement protein A, with translation MGSYGWRGRLGPAVPVAPGARVDRFEIFFDLVFVFSFFIITRATALEVTGGALLHALLVLAVLWWSWVVHSVVATRVRLGEGFVPVLMTVGMAALFTFALSLPHAFRDPRGNEAGPMVAALSYTVLRLVHLLLYRHAVRDSPNERRQLIRFAPEVVGSTALLLVAALLPPRIDDLFSAAVLRDVLWAGVILLQYGTGILAGTWGWGVASAEHWTERYDLILIIALGESVISVGVGSNLLGQPPTWPAVAAAVLGIFFTAALWWAHYDMVGPAARIALHVAQDGPRVAMARDAYAYLFLPMIAGIILFALGAETIVHGIADPNVPPSEPAHGPGVPLLYGGVICYLCGNMLFQLRTLRTVSWTRVGTVLLLGVAIPVAERVPGLAALGILTALTVGMVAVEVIVFAEGRQALRKLVFEERASHEAHEAAWRARWHEQPEDRDAG, from the coding sequence GTGGGCTCGTACGGGTGGCGGGGACGCCTGGGGCCGGCCGTGCCGGTGGCCCCGGGCGCCCGGGTCGACCGGTTCGAGATCTTCTTCGACCTGGTCTTCGTCTTCTCGTTCTTCATCATCACCCGGGCCACCGCGCTCGAGGTGACCGGCGGGGCGCTGCTGCACGCGCTGCTGGTCCTCGCCGTGCTCTGGTGGTCGTGGGTGGTGCACAGCGTCGTCGCCACCCGGGTACGCCTCGGCGAGGGCTTCGTCCCGGTGCTCATGACAGTCGGCATGGCCGCGCTGTTCACGTTCGCGCTGTCGCTGCCGCACGCGTTCCGCGACCCGCGCGGCAACGAAGCCGGGCCGATGGTCGCGGCGCTCAGCTACACCGTCCTGCGGCTGGTGCACCTGCTGCTCTACCGGCACGCTGTCCGGGACAGCCCGAACGAGCGCCGGCAACTGATCCGGTTCGCCCCCGAGGTGGTCGGCAGCACCGCGCTGCTGCTGGTCGCCGCGCTGCTGCCGCCGAGGATCGACGACCTGTTCTCGGCGGCGGTGCTGCGGGACGTGCTGTGGGCCGGCGTCATCCTGCTCCAGTACGGCACCGGCATCCTCGCCGGCACGTGGGGCTGGGGCGTCGCGTCCGCCGAACACTGGACCGAGCGATACGACCTCATCCTGATCATCGCGCTCGGCGAGTCGGTCATCTCCGTCGGCGTGGGCAGCAACCTGCTCGGCCAGCCGCCCACCTGGCCGGCCGTGGCGGCGGCGGTGCTCGGCATCTTCTTCACCGCCGCGCTCTGGTGGGCGCACTACGACATGGTCGGGCCGGCCGCCCGGATCGCCCTGCACGTCGCGCAGGACGGTCCCCGGGTGGCGATGGCCCGGGACGCGTACGCGTACCTGTTCCTGCCGATGATCGCGGGCATCATCCTGTTCGCGCTCGGCGCCGAGACGATCGTGCACGGGATCGCCGACCCGAACGTGCCGCCGAGCGAGCCGGCACACGGTCCGGGCGTGCCGCTGCTGTACGGCGGCGTGATCTGCTACCTGTGCGGCAACATGCTGTTCCAGCTGCGTACCCTGCGCACGGTGAGCTGGACCCGGGTCGGGACGGTGCTGCTGCTCGGCGTGGCCATCCCGGTCGCGGAGCGGGTGCCGGGGCTGGCCGCGCTGGGCATCCTGACCGCCCTCACAGTGGGCATGGTGGCCGTCGAGGTGATCGTCTTCGCCGAGGGCCGGCAGGCGCTGCGCAAGCTGGTCTTCGAGGAGCGCGCCAGCCACGAGGCGCACGAGGCGGCCTGGCGGGCCCGGTGGCACGAGCAACCCGAGGACCGCGACGCGGGATGA
- a CDS encoding LLM class flavin-dependent oxidoreductase, with the protein MATFSVQAQPTDAASWTELARTVEAAGFDALFAADHPGSCASPFVALAAAAAVTSRLGLGSYVANAGVREPILLAADVATLDVVSGGRARFGVGAGHTPAEWRAVGRERPDVAGRVRRCVEVAEAVRALLAGDEVTVDTGDLTTYAARLDRPRPVQDRIPLTVGASNSTLLRWAGRHADVVGLAGFGRTLPDGHQHTVRWRADQIEAQLAHVAAGAAGRETPPVLEALVQHVAVTDDAEAAAAGTAAETGLTPAEVLATPFVLAGTPDEIVSAVAGHRRRWGVTRFVVRAGAVDALAPLLPRLAGKELDFEHTRK; encoded by the coding sequence ATGGCGACCTTCTCCGTACAGGCGCAGCCCACCGACGCGGCGAGCTGGACCGAGCTGGCCCGTACCGTCGAGGCGGCCGGCTTCGACGCGCTGTTCGCGGCCGACCACCCCGGCTCCTGCGCGTCGCCGTTCGTCGCGCTGGCCGCCGCGGCGGCCGTGACCAGCAGGCTGGGCCTCGGCTCGTACGTCGCGAACGCCGGCGTCCGCGAGCCGATCCTGCTCGCCGCCGACGTGGCCACCCTGGACGTGGTCTCCGGCGGACGGGCCCGGTTCGGCGTCGGCGCCGGCCACACGCCGGCCGAGTGGCGGGCCGTCGGGCGCGAGCGACCGGACGTCGCCGGCCGGGTACGCCGCTGCGTCGAGGTGGCCGAGGCGGTCCGGGCGCTGCTGGCCGGCGACGAGGTCACCGTGGACACCGGGGACCTGACGACGTACGCGGCACGGCTCGACCGGCCCCGCCCGGTCCAGGACCGGATCCCGCTGACCGTCGGCGCTTCCAACTCGACGCTGCTGCGCTGGGCCGGAAGGCACGCCGACGTGGTCGGCCTGGCCGGCTTCGGCCGTACGCTGCCCGACGGCCACCAGCACACCGTCCGGTGGCGGGCCGACCAGATCGAGGCGCAGCTCGCGCACGTGGCGGCCGGAGCGGCCGGCCGGGAGACGCCGCCGGTCCTGGAGGCGCTGGTCCAGCACGTCGCCGTCACCGACGACGCGGAGGCGGCCGCCGCCGGGACGGCCGCCGAGACCGGGCTCACCCCGGCGGAGGTGCTGGCCACCCCGTTCGTGCTGGCCGGGACGCCCGACGAGATCGTCTCGGCCGTGGCCGGGCACCGGCGCCGCTGGGGCGTCACCCGCTTCGTGGTACGCGCCGGGGCCGTCGACGCGCTCGCCCCGCTCCTGCCCCGGCTGGCGGGAAAAGAGCTGGACTTCGAGCACACTCGAAAGTGA
- the lpdA gene encoding dihydrolipoyl dehydrogenase: MSEPNDTTFDIVILGGGSGGYAAALRAAQLDLSVALIEKSKLGGTCLHNGCIPTKALLHAAEIADQTRESEQFGVKAELVGIDMKAVNSYKDGVISRLYKGLQGLVGGNKKITFVAGAGKLVGKNVVEVDGKRYTGRNIVLASGSYAKSLPGLDVDGERIITSDHALTLDRIPSSAIVLGGGVIGVEFASVWKSFGVDVTIVEALPRLVAAEDEESSKALERAFRKRKINFKVGKPFEKVEKTDKGVKLTIQGGDTVEAELLLVAVGRGPNTAGLGYEEQGVKMDRGYVLTDERLRTSVPNVYAVGDIVPGLQLAHRGFQQGIFVAEEIAGKNPAVIDEAGIPRVTYCDPELASVGLTEAKAKEQYGADKIKTYNYNLGGNGKSQILKTAGHVKLVRVDDGPVVGVHMVGARVGELIGEAQLIYNWEAYPAEVAQLVHAHPTQNEALGEAHLALAGKPLHAHA; this comes from the coding sequence GTGAGCGAGCCGAACGACACGACCTTCGACATCGTCATCCTCGGAGGTGGTAGCGGCGGCTACGCGGCGGCGCTGCGTGCCGCCCAGCTGGACCTCTCCGTCGCCCTCATCGAGAAGAGCAAGCTGGGCGGGACCTGCCTGCACAACGGGTGCATCCCGACCAAGGCGCTGCTGCACGCCGCCGAGATCGCCGACCAGACCCGCGAGTCCGAGCAGTTCGGCGTGAAGGCCGAGCTGGTCGGCATCGACATGAAGGCCGTCAACTCGTACAAGGACGGCGTGATCTCCCGCCTGTACAAGGGCCTCCAGGGCCTGGTGGGCGGCAACAAGAAGATCACCTTCGTGGCGGGCGCCGGCAAGCTGGTCGGCAAGAACGTCGTCGAGGTCGACGGCAAGCGCTACACCGGCCGCAACATCGTGCTGGCCTCCGGCTCGTACGCCAAGAGCCTGCCCGGCCTGGACGTCGACGGCGAGCGGATCATCACCAGCGACCACGCGCTGACGCTGGACCGGATCCCGTCGTCGGCGATCGTGCTCGGCGGCGGCGTGATCGGCGTCGAGTTCGCCAGCGTCTGGAAGTCCTTCGGCGTGGACGTGACCATCGTCGAGGCGCTGCCCCGCCTGGTCGCCGCCGAGGACGAGGAGTCGTCGAAGGCGCTGGAGCGGGCGTTCCGCAAGCGGAAGATCAACTTCAAGGTCGGCAAGCCGTTCGAGAAGGTCGAGAAGACCGACAAGGGCGTGAAGCTGACCATTCAGGGCGGCGACACGGTCGAGGCCGAGCTGCTGCTGGTCGCTGTGGGCCGCGGCCCGAACACCGCCGGCCTCGGCTACGAGGAGCAGGGCGTCAAGATGGACCGCGGCTACGTGCTGACCGACGAGCGGCTGCGCACCAGCGTGCCGAACGTCTACGCGGTCGGCGACATCGTGCCCGGCCTGCAGCTCGCGCACCGCGGCTTCCAGCAGGGCATCTTCGTCGCCGAGGAGATCGCCGGGAAGAACCCGGCCGTGATCGACGAGGCCGGCATCCCGCGCGTCACCTACTGCGACCCGGAGCTGGCGTCGGTCGGCCTGACCGAGGCGAAGGCCAAGGAGCAGTACGGCGCCGACAAGATCAAGACCTACAACTACAACCTGGGCGGCAACGGCAAGAGCCAGATCCTCAAGACCGCCGGCCACGTGAAGCTGGTCCGGGTGGACGACGGCCCGGTGGTCGGCGTGCACATGGTCGGCGCCCGGGTCGGTGAGCTGATCGGCGAGGCGCAGCTCATCTACAACTGGGAGGCGTACCCGGCCGAGGTGGCGCAGCTCGTGCACGCCCACCCGACGCAGAACGAGGCTCTGGGCGAGGCGCACCTGGCCCTGGCCGGCAAGCCGCTGCACGCGCACGCCTGA
- the sucB gene encoding 2-oxoglutarate dehydrogenase, E2 component, dihydrolipoamide succinyltransferase yields MPVSVTMPRLGESVTEGTVTRWLKQEGDTVEVDEPLLEVSTDKVDTEIPSPAAGVLSRIVVGEDETAEVGSELAVIAGEGEDAGAAPTEKAEPATEPTAAAEGTGPEPEQAQEAEEAAAEPGAEAEQPAVEEPAEPAAPSGEGTPVTMPALGESVTEGTVTRWLKQVGETVEVDEPLLEVSTDKVDTEIPSPVAGTLQEIKVAEDETADVGAVLAIVGVAGAAPAKAEPKPEPKPEPKAEAKPEPKPEPKVEEPTPGASYNEPAAEAEQAAQPAKAEQAAQPAEQAAQPAAPAAAQRPSVPSEYGEDAAGYVTPLVRKLAAEHGVDLGSIKGTGVGGRIRKQDVLEAAEKAKAAKPAPAAAAAPSAPAPAKPAAKPEPSAKRGTTEKLPRIRSIIAKRLQQSLHETAQLTTVVEVDVTKVAKLRARAKDSFQAKHGVKLSFLPFFAVAAIEALQTYPIIQASMDLDGGTITYPGAEHLGIAVDTERGLLTPVIHNAGDLNMGGLAKRIADLAERTRANKITPDEMAGATFTLTNTGSRGALFDTPIVPSPQSAMLGTGAVVKRPVVVNDAELGEVVAIRSMVYLALSYDHRLIDGADAARFLTAVKERLEGGNFEAELGL; encoded by the coding sequence ATGCCGGTATCGGTCACCATGCCCCGGCTCGGCGAGAGCGTCACCGAGGGCACCGTCACGCGCTGGCTCAAGCAGGAGGGTGACACCGTCGAGGTCGACGAGCCCCTGCTCGAGGTGTCGACCGACAAGGTCGACACCGAGATCCCGTCCCCCGCGGCGGGCGTGCTGAGCCGGATCGTGGTCGGCGAGGACGAGACCGCCGAGGTCGGCAGCGAGCTGGCGGTCATCGCCGGCGAGGGCGAGGACGCGGGCGCGGCTCCCACGGAGAAGGCCGAGCCGGCCACCGAGCCGACGGCCGCCGCCGAGGGCACCGGCCCCGAGCCGGAGCAGGCCCAGGAGGCCGAGGAGGCCGCCGCCGAGCCGGGCGCCGAGGCCGAGCAGCCGGCCGTCGAGGAGCCGGCCGAGCCCGCCGCGCCGTCGGGCGAGGGCACGCCGGTGACCATGCCGGCCCTGGGCGAGAGCGTCACCGAGGGTACTGTCACCCGCTGGCTCAAGCAGGTCGGCGAGACCGTCGAGGTGGACGAGCCGCTGCTGGAGGTCTCCACCGACAAGGTCGACACCGAGATCCCGTCGCCGGTCGCCGGCACGCTGCAGGAGATCAAGGTCGCCGAGGACGAGACCGCCGACGTCGGCGCCGTGCTGGCGATCGTCGGGGTTGCCGGCGCCGCGCCCGCGAAGGCGGAGCCGAAGCCCGAGCCCAAGCCGGAGCCCAAGGCCGAGGCGAAGCCCGAACCGAAGCCGGAGCCGAAGGTCGAGGAGCCCACGCCGGGCGCGTCCTACAACGAGCCGGCCGCCGAGGCGGAGCAGGCCGCGCAGCCGGCCAAGGCCGAGCAGGCGGCCCAGCCGGCCGAGCAGGCGGCCCAGCCGGCCGCGCCGGCCGCCGCGCAGCGCCCGAGCGTTCCGTCCGAGTACGGCGAGGACGCCGCCGGGTACGTGACGCCGCTGGTGCGCAAGCTCGCCGCCGAGCACGGCGTGGACCTGGGCTCGATCAAGGGCACCGGCGTGGGTGGCCGCATCCGCAAGCAGGACGTGCTGGAGGCGGCCGAGAAGGCGAAGGCCGCCAAGCCCGCGCCGGCCGCCGCCGCTGCCCCGTCCGCACCCGCCCCGGCCAAGCCGGCCGCCAAGCCGGAGCCGAGCGCCAAGCGGGGCACCACGGAGAAGCTGCCGCGGATCCGTTCAATCATCGCCAAGCGTCTCCAGCAGTCGCTGCACGAGACGGCGCAGCTGACCACCGTCGTCGAGGTCGACGTCACCAAGGTCGCCAAGCTGCGGGCGCGGGCCAAGGACTCGTTCCAGGCCAAGCACGGCGTGAAGCTGTCCTTCCTGCCGTTCTTCGCGGTGGCCGCGATCGAGGCGCTCCAGACGTACCCGATCATCCAGGCCAGCATGGACCTGGACGGCGGGACGATCACCTACCCGGGCGCCGAGCACCTGGGCATCGCGGTGGACACCGAGCGCGGGCTGCTCACGCCGGTCATCCACAACGCCGGTGACCTGAACATGGGTGGCCTGGCCAAGCGGATCGCCGACCTGGCCGAGCGCACCCGGGCCAACAAGATCACCCCGGACGAGATGGCCGGGGCGACGTTCACGCTCACCAACACCGGCAGCCGGGGCGCGCTGTTCGACACCCCGATCGTGCCGTCGCCGCAGTCGGCGATGCTCGGCACGGGTGCCGTGGTGAAGCGCCCGGTCGTGGTGAACGACGCGGAGCTGGGCGAGGTCGTGGCGATCCGCTCGATGGTCTACCTGGCTCTGTCGTACGACCACCGGCTGATCGACGGCGCCGACGCGGCCCGCTTCCTCACCGCGGTGAAGGAGCGGCTGGAGGGCGGCAACTTCGAGGCCGAGCTGGGTCTGTAG
- a CDS encoding SDR family NAD(P)-dependent oxidoreductase, translated as MTSSTPVTTPFSAETTALEVVRDLDLTDRRAVVTGGASGIGVETARALAAAGADVTLAVRNTEAGQRAADDIIGTTGNDRILVAPLDLADLASVAAFVRTWDGPLHMLVDNAGIMASPEMRTEQGWEMQFATNHLGHFALATGLRPALAAADGARIVSVSSAAHLRSPVVFSDIHFRQRPYDPWLAYGQSKTANVLFAVEATRRWADDGIYTNALMPGAIRTNLQRYISEEELARMRSGNAAAFKTPEQGAATSVLVATSPLLDGVGGRYFEDCQEAGPNQPGTRTGWAEYARDPEAAEQLWTVSEAHLRG; from the coding sequence ATGACCAGCTCGACACCAGTCACCACCCCGTTCTCCGCCGAGACAACAGCCTTGGAGGTGGTCCGCGACCTGGACCTGACCGACCGGCGGGCCGTCGTCACCGGCGGCGCCTCCGGGATCGGCGTGGAGACCGCCCGCGCGCTCGCCGCCGCCGGAGCCGACGTCACACTCGCCGTCCGCAACACCGAGGCCGGACAGCGCGCCGCCGACGACATCATCGGCACCACCGGCAACGACCGGATCCTGGTCGCCCCGCTCGACCTCGCCGACCTCGCCTCGGTGGCCGCGTTCGTCCGCACCTGGGACGGGCCACTGCACATGCTCGTCGACAACGCCGGGATCATGGCCTCGCCCGAGATGCGCACCGAGCAAGGCTGGGAGATGCAGTTCGCGACCAACCACCTCGGGCACTTCGCGCTCGCCACCGGGCTGCGCCCGGCGCTCGCCGCGGCCGACGGCGCGCGGATCGTCTCGGTCAGCTCGGCGGCGCACCTGCGCTCGCCGGTGGTGTTCTCCGACATCCACTTCCGGCAGCGGCCGTACGACCCGTGGCTGGCGTACGGGCAGTCCAAGACCGCGAACGTGCTGTTCGCGGTGGAGGCGACCCGCCGCTGGGCCGACGACGGTATCTACACCAACGCGCTGATGCCGGGCGCGATCCGGACCAACCTCCAGCGCTACATCAGCGAGGAGGAGCTGGCGCGGATGCGCAGCGGCAACGCGGCCGCCTTCAAGACCCCGGAGCAGGGCGCGGCGACCTCGGTGCTGGTTGCCACCTCGCCGCTGCTCGACGGCGTCGGCGGCCGGTACTTCGAGGACTGCCAGGAGGCCGGGCCGAACCAGCCGGGCACCCGCACCGGCTGGGCCGAGTACGCCCGGGACCCGGAGGCCGCCGAGCAGCTCTGGACCGTCTCCGAGGCGCACCTGCGCGGCTGA
- a CDS encoding TetR/AcrR family transcriptional regulator produces MPDRQLRADALRNRQRLLDAAVQAFSQDGPEVTLDRVAKDAGVGIGTLYRHFPSREALIEAAYRNELEKLCDAAPALLAAQPADAALRAWMDRFVDYLATKRGMADALRLVIASGANPYAQSRDLLLAALGALLAAGAAAGVVRADVAAADVLASLSGVSLVAGEPDQRAQAGRLLDLLMDGLRYRPG; encoded by the coding sequence GTGCCCGACCGACAGCTGCGCGCGGACGCGCTGCGCAACCGGCAGCGGCTGCTGGACGCCGCGGTCCAGGCGTTTTCCCAGGACGGCCCGGAGGTAACGCTGGACCGGGTCGCCAAGGACGCCGGCGTCGGCATCGGCACGCTCTACCGCCACTTCCCGAGCCGGGAGGCACTGATCGAGGCGGCGTACCGCAACGAGCTGGAGAAGCTCTGCGACGCTGCCCCGGCGCTGCTCGCGGCCCAGCCCGCCGACGCGGCGCTACGCGCCTGGATGGACCGGTTCGTCGACTACCTCGCCACCAAGCGGGGCATGGCCGACGCGCTGCGGCTGGTGATCGCCTCCGGCGCCAACCCGTACGCGCAGAGCCGCGACCTGCTGCTCGCCGCGCTCGGGGCGCTGCTCGCGGCGGGCGCCGCAGCGGGCGTCGTACGCGCCGATGTGGCCGCCGCCGACGTGCTCGCCAGCCTCAGCGGGGTCTCCCTGGTGGCGGGCGAGCCGGACCAGCGTGCCCAGGCCGGACGCCTGCTCGACCTGCTGATGGACGGGTTGCGCTACCGGCCGGGCTGA